A window of Excalfactoria chinensis isolate bCotChi1 chromosome Z, bCotChi1.hap2, whole genome shotgun sequence contains these coding sequences:
- the LOC140264544 gene encoding rho GTPase-activating protein 32-like yields the protein MPPKELSPWWRGKRGFQVGSFPGECVELISGKVPESVVDSLPKPVPRKRGKLSTFLRSLVKARPKRSEQPEPAKEGVFGCDLGEHLLRSGRDVPQVLQSCAEFIEQHGVVQGIYRLSGVASRIQRLRHEFESEQVPELSVRDIHSVSSLCKMYFRELPNPLLTEQLYGKFSDAVCAATEEERLLSMQDAIQQLPAPHYRTLEYLMRHLASLAGNSSVTNMGAQNLAIVWAPNLLRSQQSQSASTYGEAACMELQMQSDVVEFLISHTDVLFPSTSTSAVGEEAGHSSLDGPKSVWVSPPSAKLLTLQEAQAERRGQSSSPAATRSSNTEVEEGPTADVCQQQRGNSQVLGIALNSWNGSPYLTGQLSDSTVSKDRLSEEEARVCFRQIVSAIASVRSQGYAHRDLKPMMRQMAGPIVLVPISDLFLLRHKHNLDPKLPTKFDSANHFGTPDGTLSVRLLDRLREGTPLARPEISRKDSLPSSDHCGSRQGPSIGG from the exons atgccaccaaaggagctgagcccctggtggagaggcaagcgtggctttcag gttgggtctttccctggtgagtgcgtggaactcatcagcggaaaggTTCCCGAGTCTgtcgtcgattcattgccaaagccag tgccgaggaaacggggcaagctcagcaccttccttcgttccttggtgaaggcccgccccaagagatcggagcagccggagccggcgaaggaaggggtgtttgggtgtgacctgggggagcaccttctccgctctggccgtgatg tcccccaggtcctgcagagctgcgccgagttcattgagcagcatggcgtggtgcaggggatctaccgcctgtccggcgtggcgtccaggatccagcgcctacg ccatgaattcgagtcggagcaggttcccgagctcagcgtccgagacattcacagcgtgagctccctgtgcaagatgtacttcagggagctcccaaaccctctgctgaccgagcagctgtatggcaagttctcg gacgctgtttgtgctgccacagaggaggagcggctgctcagcatgcaggacgccatccagcagctgcccgctcctcactacag gacgctggagtacctaatgagacacttggcgtctctggccgggaacagctccgtcaccaacatgggtgctcagaacttggcgatagtgtgggctccaaacctcttaag atcccagcagagccagtctgcctccacctacggagaagctgcctgcatggagctgcagatgcagtcagatgttgtggagttcctcatcagccacacagacgttctcttcccctccacatccacatcAGCCGTGGGAGAGGaagcag ggcacagttctttggacgggcccaagtctgtgtgggtgtctcctccatctgcaaagctgctcacgctgcaggaggcacaggctgagaggagaggccagagcagctctcctgctgcgacacggagcagcaacactgaggtggaggaaggccccacagct GATGTCTGTCAACAGCAACGAGGAAATTCTCAAGTCCTGGGAATTGCATTGAACAGTTGGAACGG atcaccttatCTTACAGGGCAGCTCTCTGATTCCACTGTTTCTAAGGACCGCCTTTCGGAAGAGGAAGCTCGAGTCTGTTTTCGACAGATTGtttcagcaattgcttctgTTCGCAGTCAGGGTTATGCCCACAGAGACCTCAAACCA ATGATGAGACAGATGGCCGGACCCATCGTGCTGGTGCCCATCTCGGACCTGTTCCTGTTGAGACACAAGCATAACCTCGACCCCAAGTTACCAACGA agtttgattccgcaaatCATTTTGGCACCCCAGATGGGACCCTCTCTGTTCGGCTGCTGGACCGGCTGAGAGAGGGGACACCTTTGGCGCGCCCCGAGATTTCTCGGAAGGACTCCCTTCCCTCATCCGATCACTGCGGGAGCAGACAAGGACCGTCTATCGGCGGATAA